The window GGAGCGTATCTCAAATCTGTTGAGGAGACGGTCCTGGGCTTGATACAGGGTACCATGCTCAGCGACCtcaaggcgctgcgcctgaGCGCCGTGCGCAGCTTCACCGATGTGTATGGGAAGGCGCGGCGGGCTGGGGAGCAGTGGCAGGTGACATTGAAGGACGCACCAGTGCACATCGTTGATGCCTACGAAACTAAGGTGGCCGATGTCGCCGCTGTCTCACTCAGCGCGAAGGAGTATGTGATCATTCACCACCCCGTCGACGACACCGGCCATAACCGCTTCGGTGAGACGCTTGTGCGCCGTGGCGAGTGCACCTTTTTCCTGCAGCCAGGGGAGACAATGCCGCGCGGTGTCGAGCAGGTGCTCGTGGTCggaaaggaagaggcgctgctgctggaggcggtgtgTGAGTACCGTGACGGAGGtgagaagcggcagccggGCAGCCGATGGATGGTGCACGGCCCTCTCGAGTACATCCCCGCCAACGAAgtgaagctgctggagcaccGCCGTATGATGGCGCTGGACAAGAACGAGGGCATTTACATAATGAACACGACAACGGGCGAGGTGCGTGCAGTCATTGGCAAGCCTTACATGCTGGATGTTAACGAGGTGCTGTGGGAGAAGCACCTGCCGCTCGCCGTCGAGGAGCTCCTCGAGTCTCCGAACGGCAGCATTCAAACGAGTGAGCGCAACCCCGGCTTTGTCAGCCACCGCGAAAAGTACCGTATTGTCCGATTCAACGTGCAGCACAACGCTGCAGTGCAGATTTACGACTACCGCAAGAAGCAGCCGCGCATTGTGCTGGGCCCAAACCTTGTCATGCTGGCCCCGCATGAAGAGTTCACCGTGCTCTCGCTTAGCGGCGGCACTCCGAAGGTGCCGAACTCGTTGCAATCACTCCAGCTCTTTCTCGGGCCGCGCTTCTCGAGTGACACCATTGTCGTGGAGACGTCGGATCACGCTCGCCTACGCTTGCGGCTGTCGTACAACTGGTACTTTGACATCGACCGCGCCAACCCTAGTCGGAGGACTTTCTCGGTGCCGGACTTCATCGGCGACTGCTGCAAGACCATCGCCagccgcgtgcgcggcgccgtcgcagccgaGGACTTCGACTCCTTTCACCGCAACTCTGCCAAAATCATCCGCACTGCTGTCTTTGGCGTCGACGAGGCTGGCGAGACGAAGAAGAATCTGCGCTTCACCGCAAACGACTTTGTTGTGACGAACATCGATGTTCAGTCGTCGGAGCCGACGGACGAGAAGACGCGCGACAGCTTGCAGAAGTCCGTGCAGCTCGCGATTGAAATTACGACCAAGTCGCAAGAGGCGGCTGCACGTCATGGCAACGAGCTGAAGGACCAGGAGGCCAAAGggcagctggagcggcagAAACTGCTTGACAAGATCGAAGTGGAGAATGCAAGGACAAAGTGgctggagctgcaggcgaagAGCGAGGCAGTGCAGGCGAGTGGGCAGTCCGTCGCGGAGGCAAAGGCGCGCGCAGAAGCGCTGCTCATCGAAGTGCGCTCTGAGATGCAGCAGGCGGAGATGCGGGCGAAAGCGTACCGTATCTCAGCggaggcagagctgcagaagctgcagcagcgacaagcTCTGGAGCTCGAGTACACCCAGCGGCAGAATGAGATAGACGTTTCCAAGGCACGAGCGGCGgctgaggcagaggcggagaaggtgaAGCGGATGGTTGACTGCATTGGCCGTGACACCTTGGTCGCCATCGCCCGCGCAGGTCCCGAGACACAGGTGAAGCTGCTGAGCAGCCTCGGCCTAAAGGGCTACCTCATCACCGACGGAAACAGTCCAGTCAATTTGTTTGGCACAGCGCAAGGAATGATTGGGGAGCCGAAGAAGTGATTCAGCGGGCACTGCACCGCGCATCAGTACGCTGGCCTATCCTTGTCTGACCGCGCGCTTATGTGCGCCTCATTCCTACCTGCCCTCATTGTTAGAATGGTTGGGCGGGGCTTGCTCATGCGCATCCGTATTTCTCTTTACTGCTGGTTTCCAGCAGGTCCCTTCCTTTTCTTACGTGACCACCACTTCCGCGGGCTTCCCGTTCGCGTCTTTCTTTACTCAGCACTGTTTTGAACGTTTACCACAACAGAGAAGGGGGATGTACGCGCGCACCACCGTAAAACCGTGTCAGGGTGTACCACGGCTACTTGTATGTGAGCGCCCTTCTTTTTATTTCGCCGTTGCTTGTCGACTCGGTGGGTGGAGTGTCCCGGCCCGTTTCACTGTTTCCCCTCAGCGCTGCTCATTTTTCGACATCTTGATTGGCTCTCGTGTTTGCGTGGGCTtcggggagggagggggcgccttgcccgcctccccccgctctctcgattccttttccctcttgGCACACACTGGCCGTCTATGCCCTCCTCGCCagcttcctcctcttccgctgctTGACGCGTGCCAGATGCAGCGGTAGCGGCATTGAGGGAAGCAGGCGCAGCTTTCTTTTCCATAACACTCGTGCGCTCATGAATCCTCTGCGAGCGTGCCGCTGTGTTTTTCTCTCTACACTGCAGCACGCCTCATACCGATGGCATCAGTAGCCGTGGAAGAGAAGCGGAGTCCGACAGATGAGCGTagccgcgcagctcctgcggcTACCGCACCTGACGAGAAAGttgctgcgtgcgcagatTCCAATGTGCCCTTGCACGGAAGATCACTTTTGGGTACCCTTATTGCTCTCCTACGTGGTGGAGTGCCCCTGGTGACGGGGGACGCCTCAGTGCGCCGTATCTCAGAGTCcagcacccccccctccacagtCGCTGCGTTGGAAAGCCGGGCAGCCCTCCTATGTCCCTGCCAcgtgccgagccgcttctggtggtgacggggcCAGACGCCAGCACTGCTGAAAACGACTGAGCGAtgtgccgctggtggtgtcggcggtcaggtcctggacggcgctgcgtcggagcgacctgcgaccgtgtgagcgcgcttgtgccatccatgcgaTCAGGCCGAGCGCCAGCGTGTCTCGTCCGGCCCCgacactgcctgctggtgtggggaaCGCGAACCCCcccgacagcagcaccaggtGCTGACCAGCGTGATggaagcggctgcgaggcgacctgcgagaCGGTGGCGGGCGGAGAggttgaggcaggggccgctCACAGATGGCCGCGTCAGCGCATGTGGTGCAACGcttgtgtgccgctgcttggcACCTCGCGGACGGGGCCTTGTGACAGGGGGCCGGCCGGACTGGCTTTGGAAGCACGTTGCACGGCCGAATGGACACGCTGAGATAAAAGATTAGTGGTGTGAAGCATCCTCTGCCGAGCTGTCATCTGGCTGATGGCGCTGATATGTAACGGTGAGGCGGTGATAGCACAGAGCGAGCATGCGCGCAAGGACAGCCACATCCGTAGatgtatgcatgcat of the Leishmania donovani BPK282A1 complete genome, chromosome 5 genome contains:
- a CDS encoding major vault protein, putative gives rise to the protein MTDSVIRIKRYHYIHILDNNTNVTRTISGPVVYTRKEHETCLFDPCPCVSVPPRHYCVVKNPCVRDEAGEVVLESSGQVKLRLGDSEIRFEGEPFPLYPGEELDCRDGKGVQKLQLIPPNTGLHVRCVRDFKDADRRVGAGTEWMVAGPQTYIPRVEVVVVEEVKATVIYPNTALLVQANVNFTDRCGVPRVAGEKWLVRALGAYLKSVEETVLGLIQGTMLSDLKALRLSAVRSFTDVYGKARRAGEQWQVTLKDAPVHIVDAYETKVADVAAVSLSAKEYVIIHHPVDDTGHNRFGETLVRRGECTFFLQPGETMPRGVEQVLVVGKEEALLLEAVCEYRDGGEKRQPGSRWMVHGPLEYIPANEVKLLEHRRMMALDKNEGIYIMNTTTGEVRAVIGKPYMLDVNEVLWEKHLPLAVEELLESPNGSIQTSERNPGFVSHREKYRIVRFNVQHNAAVQIYDYRKKQPRIVLGPNLVMLAPHEEFTVLSLSGGTPKVPNSLQSLQLFLGPRFSSDTIVVETSDHARLRLRLSYNWYFDIDRANPSRRTFSVPDFIGDCCKTIASRVRGAVAAEDFDSFHRNSAKIIRTAVFGVDEAGETKKNLRFTANDFVVTNIDVQSSEPTDEKTRDSLQKSVQLAIEITTKSQEAAARHGNELKDQEAKGQLERQKLLDKIEVENARTKWLELQAKSEAVQASGQSVAEAKARAEALLIEVRSEMQQAEMRAKAYRISAEAELQKLQQRQALELEYTQRQNEIDVSKARAAAEAEAEKVKRMVDCIGRDTLVAIARAGPETQVKLLSSLGLKGYLITDGNSPVNLFGTAQGMIGEPKK